From Methylocystis sp. ATCC 49242, one genomic window encodes:
- the nifD gene encoding nitrogenase molybdenum-iron protein alpha chain — translation MSLAQAETIEEIKARNKDLIKEVLEVYPEKTAKRRAKHLGTFEDGKPDCGVKSNIKSIPGVMTIRGCAYAGSKGVVWGPIKDMIHISHGPVGCGQYSWASRRNYYIGTTGVDTFGTMQFTSDFQEKDIVFGGDKKLAKIMDEIEDLFPLNKGITVQSECPIGLIGDDIEAVSKAKSKEFGGKTIVPVRCEGFRGVSQSLGHHIANDAVRDWVFDKQDGKPARFEQTPYDVAIIGDYNIGGDAWSSRILLEEMGLRVVAQWSGDGTIAELEATPKAKLNVLHCYRSMNYISRHMEEKYGIPWVEYNFFGPSKIEESLRKIASHFDDRIKEGAEKVIAKYRPLMDAVIAKYRPRLEGKKVMLFVGGLRPRHVIGAYEDLGMEVIGTGYEFGHNDDYQRTTHYVKDGTLIYDDVTGYEFEKFVEKIQPDLVGSGIKEKYVFQKMGVPFRQMHSWDYSGPYHGYDGFAIFARDMDMAINSPVWKFAKAPWAA, via the coding sequence ATGAGTCTGGCGCAAGCTGAAACCATCGAAGAGATCAAAGCCCGCAACAAGGACCTCATCAAGGAAGTCCTGGAAGTGTATCCGGAGAAAACCGCAAAGCGTCGCGCCAAACATCTTGGCACGTTCGAAGACGGCAAGCCGGATTGCGGCGTAAAGTCCAACATCAAGTCCATTCCCGGTGTGATGACCATCCGTGGTTGTGCATACGCCGGCTCCAAGGGCGTAGTGTGGGGTCCGATCAAGGACATGATCCACATCAGCCACGGCCCCGTGGGCTGCGGTCAATATTCCTGGGCCTCCCGCCGCAATTATTACATCGGCACCACCGGCGTCGACACTTTCGGCACCATGCAGTTCACATCCGATTTCCAGGAGAAGGACATCGTCTTCGGCGGCGACAAAAAGCTCGCCAAGATCATGGACGAGATCGAAGACCTGTTCCCGCTGAATAAAGGCATCACCGTTCAATCCGAATGCCCGATCGGCCTCATCGGCGACGATATCGAAGCGGTTTCGAAGGCGAAGTCGAAGGAATTCGGCGGTAAGACGATCGTTCCGGTCCGCTGTGAGGGCTTCCGCGGCGTGTCGCAATCCCTTGGTCACCACATCGCCAACGACGCGGTGCGCGATTGGGTGTTCGACAAGCAGGACGGCAAGCCCGCGCGCTTCGAGCAGACGCCTTATGACGTTGCCATCATCGGCGACTACAACATCGGCGGCGACGCCTGGTCTTCACGCATTCTACTCGAGGAAATGGGCCTGCGTGTCGTCGCGCAATGGTCCGGCGACGGCACGATCGCGGAGCTCGAGGCGACGCCCAAGGCGAAGTTAAATGTTCTGCACTGCTATCGTTCGATGAACTACATCTCGCGGCATATGGAAGAGAAATATGGAATTCCATGGGTCGAGTACAACTTCTTTGGTCCATCCAAGATCGAGGAGTCGCTGCGCAAGATCGCGAGCCACTTCGACGACAGGATCAAGGAAGGGGCCGAGAAAGTCATCGCGAAATACCGTCCCCTGATGGACGCCGTCATCGCCAAATATCGTCCGCGTCTGGAAGGCAAGAAGGTCATGCTCTTCGTCGGCGGTCTGCGTCCGCGCCACGTCATTGGCGCATATGAAGACCTCGGTATGGAAGTCATCGGCACCGGTTATGAATTCGGCCATAACGACGACTATCAGCGCACGACTCATTATGTGAAAGACGGCACGCTGATTTACGACGACGTCACGGGCTACGAATTCGAGAAGTTCGTCGAGAAGATTCAGCCGGATCTCGTCGGCTCGGGCATCAAGGAAAAATACGTCTTCCAGAAGATGGGCGTGCCTTTCCGTCAAATGCACAGCTGGGATTATTCAGGTCCATATCACGGCTACGACGGCTTCGCCATCTTCGCACGCGACATGGACATGGCGATCAATTCGCCTGTCTGGAAATTCGCCAAGGCGCCTTG
- the nifH gene encoding nitrogenase iron protein, translated as MSLRQIAFYGKGGIGKSTTSQNTLAALAEMGKKILIVGCDPKADSTRLILHAKAQDTILSLAAEAGSVEDLEIEDVMKVGYQDIRCVESGGPEPGVGCAGRGVITSINFLEENGAYDGVDYVSYDVLGDVVCGGFAMPIRENKAQEIYIVMSGEMMAMYAANNISKGILKYANSGGVRLGGLVCNERQTDKELELAESLAKKLGSKLIYFVPRDNIVQHAELRRMTVIEYAPESKQAEHYRELARRVDANVGAGTIPTPITMDELEDLLMEHGIMKSIDESQVGKTAAELAVA; from the coding sequence ATGTCGCTTCGACAGATCGCGTTCTATGGAAAGGGTGGCATCGGCAAATCGACGACCTCCCAGAACACTCTGGCGGCGCTCGCCGAGATGGGCAAGAAAATTCTCATCGTCGGCTGCGACCCCAAGGCCGACTCGACCCGCCTGATCCTTCACGCCAAGGCACAGGACACTATCCTCTCGCTCGCTGCGGAAGCCGGTTCGGTCGAGGACCTCGAGATCGAGGACGTGATGAAGGTCGGCTACCAAGATATCCGTTGCGTCGAGTCGGGCGGTCCGGAGCCGGGCGTCGGCTGCGCCGGTCGTGGCGTGATCACCTCGATCAACTTCCTCGAGGAGAACGGCGCTTACGACGGCGTCGACTACGTCTCCTATGACGTCCTCGGCGACGTGGTCTGCGGCGGCTTCGCCATGCCGATCCGCGAGAACAAGGCGCAAGAAATCTACATCGTCATGTCCGGCGAGATGATGGCGATGTACGCCGCCAACAACATTTCCAAGGGCATTCTCAAATATGCCAACTCCGGCGGTGTGCGCCTGGGCGGGCTGGTCTGCAACGAGCGCCAGACGGACAAGGAACTCGAACTTGCCGAGTCCCTCGCCAAGAAACTCGGCTCGAAGCTCATCTATTTCGTGCCGCGCGACAACATTGTTCAGCACGCCGAACTGCGTCGCATGACCGTCATCGAGTATGCGCCGGAATCCAAGCAGGCCGAGCATTATCGCGAGCTCGCCCGCCGCGTCGACGCCAATGTCGGCGCCGGCACGATCCCGACGCCGATCACCATGGACGAGCTCGAAGATTTGCTCATGGAACACGGCATCATGAAATCGATCGACGAATCGCAGGTCGGCAAAACCGCTGCGGAACTCGCCGTTGCATAA
- a CDS encoding response regulator yields MQIGVEMARAMENKRVFIVDDDEIFRGALQFMLHDEYEAHEVASASLAIEKAKKQPPDLILLSESQIRKQGLGSVAELRAEMPGVKILVVIESADSRYGKECMGAGAHGFIAKPLKVEFVRQKVDAALGRGRGVTIPLTVLNTR; encoded by the coding sequence ATGCAGATCGGCGTGGAAATGGCGCGGGCGATGGAGAACAAGCGGGTGTTCATTGTCGATGACGACGAGATTTTTCGCGGTGCGCTTCAGTTCATGTTGCATGACGAGTACGAGGCGCATGAAGTGGCAAGCGCATCTCTGGCGATAGAAAAGGCGAAAAAGCAGCCCCCCGACCTAATTCTTCTGTCGGAGAGCCAGATACGAAAACAGGGATTGGGCTCGGTTGCGGAACTGAGAGCGGAGATGCCCGGCGTGAAAATACTTGTCGTTATCGAATCTGCGGACTCGCGATATGGGAAGGAATGCATGGGCGCGGGCGCGCATGGCTTCATCGCCAAGCCTCTAAAGGTCGAGTTTGTACGTCAGAAGGTTGACGCAGCACTTGGGCGCGGGAGGGGCGTAACTATTCCGCTCACGGTGCTGAATACGCGCTAG
- a CDS encoding group III truncated hemoglobin — protein sequence MHMLNNERSGAAPANEISESSIRDCVRRFYEKGGADPLLGPIFAESIPELESHISIVANFWSHALLGTDRYQGTPFGVHVNLPIEPSHFARWLELFTEAAGETMPVPLAAQAIARAQHMTQCFQSGLFPFVGADGRPSRTPA from the coding sequence ATGCACATGCTGAACAACGAGAGGTCGGGCGCGGCGCCCGCGAACGAAATCAGTGAATCGTCCATTCGCGATTGCGTGCGCCGCTTTTACGAAAAAGGCGGGGCCGATCCTCTTCTTGGCCCTATATTCGCTGAATCCATACCGGAGCTCGAGTCGCATATCTCGATTGTCGCGAATTTCTGGTCCCATGCTCTACTGGGAACGGATCGCTACCAGGGCACGCCGTTTGGCGTGCATGTCAACTTGCCAATCGAACCGTCGCATTTTGCGCGTTGGCTGGAGCTTTTCACTGAGGCGGCCGGAGAAACCATGCCGGTGCCGCTTGCCGCGCAAGCGATCGCACGTGCGCAGCACATGACGCAATGCTTCCAGTCTGGCCTTTTCCCATTTGTCGGTGCGGACGGAAGGCCGTCTCGCACGCCGGCATGA
- a CDS encoding ferredoxin — MIAELPVVFKYHVFTCFQQRPPGHPRGSCVSAGGKPLWDRLQAKLTAQPIPDVSITATGCLGFCRAGPLMVVYPEGVWYTPRTEADIDEIIQSHFTEGNPVERLIIVPQL, encoded by the coding sequence ATGATCGCCGAACTTCCCGTCGTTTTCAAATATCACGTCTTCACATGCTTTCAACAGCGGCCGCCGGGTCATCCCCGCGGAAGCTGCGTCAGCGCCGGCGGCAAGCCGTTATGGGATCGCCTGCAGGCAAAACTAACTGCGCAGCCAATTCCGGACGTATCTATAACGGCGACCGGCTGCCTCGGCTTCTGTCGCGCCGGTCCGCTTATGGTCGTTTATCCGGAAGGCGTCTGGTATACGCCGCGCACGGAAGCCGACATCGATGAAATTATCCAGTCGCATTTCACCGAAGGAAATCCGGTCGAGCGACTGATTATCGTGCCACAACTCTGA
- a CDS encoding SIR2 family protein: protein MLSEIENAFRRGDIIPYLGPAVTGLAGADAPPATPETLVAQLVAGVTVPHKIRNNLTAAAQYIENFKHRKTLTCLMTKAFTSSAAPSDLHVWLAAQDTLPLVVHAWYDDLPQKALQSHSDWGVVQGVTQSEHFGEWVNYFRPDHSLVPGKNFVRDGSGAKAPAEAPDETLSWKTLLYQPLGSISPGANYIVSDSDYVEILTEIDIQTPIPEAVQAIRKGRSFLFLGCRFTNQLERSFSRQIMKRSSDRHWAVIEGNLTRNEEKFLQEQNITRIDASLVDFVADLTRTPVRAVA, encoded by the coding sequence ATGCTCAGCGAAATCGAAAACGCCTTTCGTCGGGGCGATATCATTCCCTATCTCGGGCCGGCGGTGACGGGGCTCGCGGGGGCAGATGCGCCGCCGGCGACGCCTGAGACGCTTGTCGCCCAGCTCGTCGCCGGCGTGACCGTCCCGCACAAAATTCGCAACAATCTGACTGCGGCGGCGCAATATATCGAGAATTTCAAGCACCGAAAGACGCTTACCTGCCTGATGACCAAAGCGTTCACGTCGTCCGCGGCGCCGAGCGACTTGCATGTCTGGCTCGCTGCGCAGGATACATTGCCGCTCGTTGTTCACGCCTGGTATGATGATCTGCCACAAAAGGCGTTGCAATCGCACAGCGACTGGGGCGTCGTACAAGGCGTGACGCAAAGCGAACATTTTGGCGAATGGGTGAATTACTTCCGCCCCGACCATTCGCTGGTTCCCGGGAAGAATTTCGTCCGGGATGGCTCGGGCGCGAAGGCCCCCGCCGAGGCGCCTGACGAAACTCTCAGCTGGAAAACCCTGCTTTATCAACCCCTCGGCTCGATTTCGCCGGGCGCAAATTACATCGTCTCAGATTCGGACTATGTCGAGATCCTTACCGAGATCGACATTCAAACTCCGATTCCGGAGGCTGTGCAGGCGATAAGAAAAGGGCGCAGCTTCCTTTTCCTCGGATGTCGATTCACCAACCAGCTTGAACGGAGCTTTTCGCGCCAGATCATGAAACGATCCTCCGACAGGCATTGGGCCGTGATCGAGGGCAATTTGACGCGCAATGAAGAGAAATTCCTGCAGGAGCAGAATATCACCCGTATCGATGCGTCGCTGGTGGATTTCGTCGCCGACTTGACGCGTACGCCTGTCCGGGCTGTCGCCTGA
- a CDS encoding 2Fe-2S iron-sulfur cluster-binding protein, with the protein MPTLTILPSGKTVETATGSRLLDAILAAGEAIVSKCGGEAKCGQCHVFVQEGKKSLSKTTRSENEKLDSIVGVSSKSRLACQALIGAENVTVELLGFGSGF; encoded by the coding sequence ATGCCTACACTTACGATTCTTCCTTCTGGAAAGACCGTTGAAACAGCGACAGGAAGTCGTTTGCTCGACGCAATACTCGCTGCGGGCGAAGCGATCGTGAGCAAATGCGGCGGAGAAGCAAAATGCGGTCAATGCCACGTTTTCGTTCAGGAGGGAAAGAAAAGCCTGTCGAAGACGACACGCAGCGAAAACGAAAAGCTCGACTCGATTGTCGGCGTCAGCTCGAAGTCCCGCCTAGCGTGTCAGGCGTTAATTGGCGCCGAAAATGTCACTGTCGAACTACTGGGCTTCGGCTCAGGGTTCTGA
- a CDS encoding DegT/DnrJ/EryC1/StrS aminotransferase family protein, whose translation MKTTLLPLNDPDLAQSDLDAVTEILVSQRLSMGSVVDAFEEEFARYLGRKHAIAVSSGTIGLLLILKAIGIGSGDEVIAPAYSFRETTHAITLSGARPVFADIDYWAGTLDAQKARKLVTERTRAIIASNANGHPAPWEPLRGLADEHSLAVIEDSTEAIGSVYKGALVGTFGDCSIFDFSQPGVLACGEGAIIVTDDDERASMLRRLRSRKIEERSSVVLGAWPPLQAGLSDIAAALGLAQLRRLELLLARRKRVERWFLDYVRSFEGIKDPYVAPEVQQCHWFLYVVHLGTRFSRSSRDAIVDDLRTERIEGCAYAQPLHLQRHYFDLGYRRGDLFVTEKVADRAVALPFHAHLTEEQVAFIVGTMKDASINVGAGTAIYL comes from the coding sequence ATGAAGACGACGCTGCTGCCCCTGAACGACCCCGACCTGGCCCAGAGCGACCTCGACGCGGTAACGGAAATTCTCGTGTCACAACGCCTGTCGATGGGCTCCGTCGTCGACGCATTCGAGGAGGAATTTGCGCGCTATCTTGGCCGCAAACACGCGATCGCCGTGTCGAGCGGCACAATCGGATTGTTGCTGATCTTGAAAGCGATCGGGATAGGGTCCGGTGACGAAGTCATTGCGCCCGCGTATTCATTCCGTGAGACGACGCACGCCATCACACTCTCCGGCGCGCGACCAGTCTTTGCGGACATTGACTATTGGGCGGGAACGCTTGACGCCCAAAAAGCCCGAAAGTTGGTCACCGAGAGAACGCGCGCGATCATTGCCAGCAACGCCAATGGACATCCGGCGCCATGGGAGCCGCTGCGCGGTCTCGCTGATGAGCACAGTCTCGCCGTCATCGAAGATTCCACCGAAGCGATCGGATCCGTCTACAAGGGCGCGCTCGTAGGCACATTCGGGGATTGTTCGATCTTCGACTTTTCGCAGCCCGGCGTTCTGGCGTGCGGCGAAGGCGCGATTATTGTCACTGACGATGATGAACGCGCATCCATGCTACGTCGGTTGCGTAGCCGAAAGATCGAGGAACGCTCTTCCGTCGTGCTCGGCGCTTGGCCGCCATTGCAGGCGGGATTGAGCGACATCGCCGCGGCGCTCGGTCTTGCGCAACTGCGCCGATTGGAGCTTCTGCTTGCGCGCCGCAAGCGCGTGGAGCGTTGGTTCCTAGATTACGTTCGTTCATTCGAGGGGATTAAAGATCCATATGTGGCGCCGGAGGTTCAGCAGTGTCACTGGTTTCTTTACGTGGTGCATCTCGGTACACGATTCTCGCGCTCCAGCCGCGACGCAATCGTCGACGATCTGCGCACTGAGAGGATAGAAGGTTGCGCCTATGCTCAGCCCCTTCATCTGCAGCGCCATTATTTCGATCTCGGATACCGCCGCGGCGATCTCTTCGTGACGGAAAAGGTCGCCGACCGTGCGGTCGCCTTGCCATTCCATGCGCATCTCACAGAAGAGCAGGTTGCGTTCATTGTCGGCACGATGAAGGACGCATCGATCAATGTCGGCGCTGGAACCGCTATCTATCTTTGA
- the nifT gene encoding putative nitrogen fixation protein NifT — MKVMIRKGSDGVLSAYVPKKDLEEPIIEVESPLMWGGSVTLANGWKLQLPEMDPGTSLPITVEAKKLA, encoded by the coding sequence GTGAAAGTTATGATCAGAAAAGGTTCTGACGGCGTTCTGTCAGCCTATGTTCCCAAGAAAGACCTCGAAGAGCCGATCATCGAAGTTGAATCACCCCTCATGTGGGGCGGCTCCGTAACGCTTGCGAATGGATGGAAACTGCAACTTCCCGAGATGGATCCGGGCACGTCGCTTCCTATCACCGTCGAAGCCAAAAAGCTCGCGTGA
- a CDS encoding nitrogen fixation protein NifZ, producing the protein MTPAKYDWGQRVRAAIDLINDGSYPDRAADELLVRSGEPGEIVQVGSHVETETIVYLVEFSSQLVIGCLEDEIEAL; encoded by the coding sequence ATGACGCCTGCGAAATATGATTGGGGTCAGCGCGTGCGAGCAGCTATCGACCTCATCAATGACGGCTCCTATCCCGATCGCGCGGCCGACGAACTCCTCGTCAGGAGCGGAGAGCCCGGCGAAATTGTCCAGGTTGGTTCGCATGTCGAAACCGAAACGATCGTCTATCTGGTCGAATTCTCGTCACAACTTGTCATCGGCTGTCTCGAGGACGAAATAGAAGCCCTTTGA
- a CDS encoding nitrogen fixation protein NifZ, translated as MTNISRDSDTVELEGPPYFDYGDKVRARRTIRNDGTFPGKDIGEILVTKGEEGYVVSIGSFLQQFYIYGVEFVSTGHRVGMKRKELEMVEMVEENHE; from the coding sequence ATGACAAACATCAGTCGCGACAGCGACACAGTCGAACTCGAAGGCCCGCCATATTTCGATTATGGCGACAAGGTTCGCGCCCGCCGGACGATCCGTAATGACGGAACTTTTCCGGGGAAGGACATCGGCGAAATCCTCGTGACGAAAGGAGAGGAAGGTTATGTCGTCAGCATCGGCTCCTTTCTCCAGCAGTTCTATATCTACGGCGTCGAATTCGTTTCGACTGGCCATCGTGTCGGCATGAAACGTAAGGAACTGGAGATGGTCGAAATGGTGGAGGAGAACCACGAATGA
- a CDS encoding 4Fe4S-binding leucine-rich repeat protein, producing MSTDIDEALDWLGRPIDCADCAHKDRLLDERCKPLRACAHDRYARRIDRFFDWNPDLARDYLSHPYFEARACAAKAAEVFLLPALLNDPEEAVRWSAARRLPRSYLLKLRNDPHREVRIRIAGRLEGADLLPMMSDPDYFVRQMVAKRLPTDLLVLMINDDDAEVRRVVAQRINQALLIRLARDPDPVVRFEAAQRLEPLDLLSLLDDPDWRVRHEIAQRADIKSIGALLADADPIVRETALKRRRAAGLNDDASIAILATGQGERR from the coding sequence ATGTCGACTGACATCGACGAGGCGCTGGACTGGCTCGGCCGGCCAATCGATTGCGCTGACTGTGCGCACAAGGATCGACTGCTTGATGAGCGATGCAAGCCTCTAAGGGCATGCGCCCATGATCGTTACGCGCGTCGCATTGATCGTTTCTTCGATTGGAATCCGGATCTGGCGCGCGATTATCTCTCCCACCCCTATTTCGAGGCCCGGGCCTGCGCAGCCAAGGCCGCCGAAGTATTTCTTTTGCCGGCGTTGCTCAATGATCCTGAAGAAGCTGTTCGCTGGAGCGCCGCGCGCCGCCTTCCGAGATCCTACCTTCTGAAGCTCCGAAACGATCCGCATCGCGAAGTTCGCATACGCATTGCGGGTCGCCTCGAGGGCGCCGATTTGCTGCCCATGATGTCGGATCCCGATTATTTTGTCCGACAGATGGTCGCCAAACGACTGCCAACGGACCTTCTTGTCTTGATGATCAACGACGACGACGCCGAAGTTCGACGCGTCGTCGCGCAGCGAATAAATCAGGCGCTATTGATTCGTCTTGCAAGGGACCCCGACCCCGTCGTCCGTTTCGAGGCCGCGCAACGACTCGAGCCGTTGGACCTGCTCTCGCTCCTTGACGACCCCGATTGGCGCGTGCGTCACGAAATTGCGCAGCGCGCGGATATCAAATCAATCGGCGCCCTTCTTGCGGATGCAGATCCAATTGTTCGTGAAACCGCCCTCAAACGACGGCGCGCCGCGGGTCTGAACGATGATGCGTCGATCGCCATCCTCGCGACGGGCCAAGGAGAACGACGATGA
- a CDS encoding tetratricopeptide repeat protein: MFASKASQDNALAMQDFPASAVLGEGLPTEAENYLRAAAAVYHDDEMAMRHLVEAQRIAPTHPATLIGLYRFHFYKGRLDETLAVARACLTRAAIDNSLPFDWRAVRPQDAKFGDYDAPQPRFFMFTLKGYAYLNMRLGDYEEGREAIEKLLELDPADKVGARVLLDVLDRMGEEDVD; this comes from the coding sequence ATGTTCGCTTCCAAAGCGTCGCAGGATAATGCCCTGGCGATGCAGGATTTTCCTGCATCCGCCGTCCTCGGCGAGGGTCTTCCCACCGAGGCCGAGAATTATCTTCGCGCAGCGGCGGCCGTCTATCATGATGACGAAATGGCCATGCGACACCTCGTCGAAGCACAACGAATTGCGCCCACGCATCCGGCGACGCTCATCGGCCTCTATCGCTTCCACTTTTACAAGGGGCGACTCGACGAAACCCTTGCAGTTGCACGCGCCTGCCTCACGCGCGCGGCGATAGACAATTCCCTGCCATTCGACTGGCGCGCCGTTCGACCACAGGACGCAAAGTTTGGCGATTACGACGCGCCGCAGCCGCGCTTCTTCATGTTCACGCTCAAAGGATACGCCTATCTGAATATGCGGCTCGGCGATTACGAGGAAGGACGCGAAGCTATCGAAAAATTGCTCGAGCTCGATCCTGCCGACAAGGTCGGCGCGCGCGTGTTGCTCGACGTTCTCGATCGGATGGGGGAAGAAGATGTCGACTGA
- a CDS encoding iron-sulfur cluster assembly accessory protein encodes MKIAFTPAAEKFIRRLVMFDGPPGSGLRLLVSPGGCSGMSAEFSVEPAPRDDEQIYAHGVFNLFLPAQSRLLLDGVTIDFVETPTSTGFIFHDPKAKSCGCSTTDAPVFVETH; translated from the coding sequence ATGAAAATCGCATTCACTCCCGCCGCCGAGAAATTCATCCGCCGGCTCGTCATGTTCGACGGGCCACCCGGCTCTGGCTTGAGATTGCTTGTATCTCCTGGTGGCTGCTCGGGCATGTCGGCGGAGTTTTCCGTAGAGCCTGCGCCCCGCGATGACGAACAGATCTATGCGCATGGCGTATTCAACCTTTTCTTACCTGCGCAAAGCCGCCTTCTGCTCGATGGCGTCACAATCGATTTCGTCGAAACGCCGACCTCGACGGGCTTCATCTTCCATGACCCGAAGGCGAAGAGCTGCGGCTGCTCGACGACCGACGCTCCCGTCTTCGTGGAGACGCACTGA
- a CDS encoding 4Fe-4S dicluster domain-containing protein, with protein sequence MTYKIVASQCTSCSACEAECPNVAISEKNGTFVINPKKCTECIGYFDIPQCVAVCPVDNTCVIDTSYPRYQAGA encoded by the coding sequence ATGACCTACAAAATCGTCGCATCACAATGCACCTCTTGCTCCGCGTGCGAGGCGGAGTGCCCGAACGTCGCAATTTCGGAAAAGAACGGCACTTTCGTCATCAATCCGAAGAAGTGCACCGAGTGTATCGGCTACTTCGATATCCCACAATGCGTTGCGGTTTGTCCTGTTGACAACACTTGCGTTATCGACACGTCCTATCCGCGTTATCAGGCGGGGGCGTGA
- the nifB gene encoding nitrogenase cofactor biosynthesis protein NifB — MDDAHSFDTFESDAATPLDEVMQKIADHKGCGTSGGSGKASCGSGAGQSDMPAEIWEKVKNHPCYSEEAHHHYARMHVAVAPACNIQCNYCNRKYDCANESRPGVVSEKLTPEQAAKKVLAVASAIPQMTVLGIAGPGDPLANPAKTFKTFELISEAAPDIKLCLSTNGLALPDHVETIKKFNVDHVTITINMTDPDIGAEIYPWVFWKHKRVTGKDAAKILTERQLQGLEMLTANGILCKVNSVMIPGINDDHLVTVNREVKSRGAFLHNIMPLISSPEHGTVFGLNGQRGPSAQELKALQDRCEGEMNMMRHCRQCRADAVGLLGEDRSAEFTTEKIMEMDVNYDLTARQAYQSRVEEERVAKVAARNAELEELAGENADIAILVAVATKGSGRINEHFGHAKEFQIYELTSSGAKFVGHRRVDLYCQGGYGEEDSLETIIRAINDCTAVFVAKIGHCPKDDLIAAGIDPVDQYAYEFIEQSAIAYFKDYLARVKDGEIIHVARGDADIRQGAFIPV; from the coding sequence ATGGACGACGCTCACTCTTTCGACACCTTTGAATCCGACGCGGCGACGCCGCTCGATGAAGTCATGCAGAAAATCGCCGATCATAAAGGTTGCGGCACAAGCGGCGGCAGCGGAAAGGCAAGCTGCGGCTCGGGCGCCGGCCAGAGCGACATGCCGGCCGAGATTTGGGAAAAGGTCAAGAATCATCCCTGCTACAGCGAGGAAGCGCACCATCATTATGCGCGAATGCATGTCGCTGTCGCTCCCGCCTGTAACATCCAGTGCAACTACTGCAATCGAAAATATGATTGCGCTAACGAGTCTCGGCCGGGCGTTGTCAGTGAGAAGTTGACCCCCGAGCAGGCCGCAAAGAAGGTTCTCGCCGTCGCATCCGCAATCCCGCAAATGACGGTCCTCGGCATCGCCGGCCCCGGCGATCCACTCGCCAATCCAGCGAAGACCTTCAAGACCTTCGAACTTATTTCCGAGGCTGCACCCGACATCAAGCTATGCCTTTCCACGAATGGTCTCGCCTTGCCAGATCATGTCGAAACGATCAAGAAATTCAACGTCGATCACGTCACGATCACAATAAACATGACGGATCCTGACATCGGCGCCGAAATCTATCCTTGGGTCTTCTGGAAGCACAAACGCGTCACCGGAAAGGACGCCGCGAAAATTCTCACCGAACGCCAGTTGCAAGGCCTGGAGATGCTGACGGCGAACGGAATTCTCTGCAAGGTGAACTCTGTCATGATCCCAGGGATCAACGACGATCACCTCGTCACCGTCAACAGGGAGGTGAAGTCGCGCGGCGCATTCCTCCACAACATTATGCCGCTAATTTCATCGCCGGAGCATGGCACGGTCTTCGGTCTCAACGGCCAGCGCGGCCCCTCGGCTCAGGAGCTGAAGGCGCTTCAGGACCGTTGCGAGGGCGAAATGAACATGATGCGCCACTGTCGCCAATGCCGCGCCGACGCCGTTGGCCTACTTGGCGAAGACCGTAGCGCCGAATTCACGACCGAAAAAATCATGGAGATGGATGTCAATTACGATCTGACCGCGCGTCAGGCGTATCAATCCAGAGTGGAGGAGGAGCGCGTGGCCAAAGTCGCCGCGCGCAACGCAGAGCTCGAAGAGCTTGCCGGCGAGAACGCCGACATTGCGATCCTTGTCGCCGTCGCGACCAAGGGAAGCGGCCGCATCAATGAACATTTTGGCCATGCGAAAGAGTTCCAGATCTATGAACTCACCAGCAGCGGCGCGAAGTTTGTCGGCCATCGCCGCGTCGACCTGTATTGTCAGGGCGGCTACGGCGAGGAAGACAGCCTGGAAACGATCATCCGCGCAATCAATGATTGCACAGCCGTCTTCGTCGCCAAGATCGGTCATTGTCCAAAAGACGATCTCATCGCCGCGGGAATCGATCCGGTGGATCAATACGCCTATGAATTCATCGAACAATCAGCGATCGCCTACTTCAAGGATTACCTTGCCCGCGTGAAAGACGGCGAGATCATCCATGTCGCGCGCGGCGACGCGGATATCCGACAAGGCGCCTTCATCCCTGTCTGA